DNA from Geminicoccaceae bacterium:
GACTGGCCAGCGGCAACGGCACGATGGCTTCGCTGCCGGCAGGATGGACGAGTTCGTAGTAGTCGCGCAATTGGAGCGTCGAGGCGGCATCGGGGTCAAGCAGTATGGTGGCACGTGGGTGAAGCTGAAGCACCGAGGCGGGGCAGGCCGCCGACAGCGGCCCCTCGACGGCGGCGGCTACCGCCTGGGCCTTGCCGGTACCGGTGGCCAGCAACATGCAGTACCGTGCTTCCAGGATCGTGCCGATTCCCATGGTCAGCGCAAAAGCGGGGACGGTTTCGTCCTCTGCGAAATAGCATCTGTTGGCCTCGCGGGTACTTGCAGTCAGCGTCTTGATCCGGGTGCGCGAACCGAGGCTGGAGGTAGGCTCGTTGAAACCGATATGTCCATTCCGGCCAATGCCGAGGATCTGCAGATCGATCCCTCCCGCAGCGGCAATGGAGGCTTCATAGCGGCGTGCTTCCTCGTCGGGGTCGGCTGCCTTGCCGTTCGGCAGACAAGTCAGTTGCGCGTCCATGTGCAGGGGCGCGAACAGGCGGGTGCGCATGTAGTGGGCATAAGACGCCGGATGATCGGCATCGATACCCCAGTATTCGTCGAGATTGAAGCTGCGTACCCGGCTGAAATCGGTCTTTTGCGCCAGAGCCATCGACACCAGTCGTTCGTAGACCCGATCCATGGTGCCGCCCGTCGCAAGGCCCAGAACGGCATCCGGTTGTCCGCTGACAGTTCGAAGCAGTTCGGCAGCCATGCAGGTTTCAGCCTCGGCTCTGGTCGGGAAGATCAGCACTTTCATCGACTGTTACCACTTCTTGAATTTCGCTGAAGCGCAGGGATTTCGTTCATTTCAGCTCGCTGACAAAATCGTAGGCGTCGCCGCGATAGAGCGACCGGGTGAGTTCGACGGTCTGCCCCGACGCGAGATAGGAGATGCGTTCGACCTTGAGCACGGCGTCGCCGACGAGGATTTCGAGCAGCTCGGCATCGCGCGGCGTGGCGTTGATCGCCGATATCCGCTGGATAGCCCGTGTCGGCCGCGTACCACGCGAATCCAGCAGCCTGTACAGCGACTGGTCGACCGCTTCCGGATCGGGAAGGACCGAGCCCGGCAGGCTGGACCGCTCGATGGCAATCGGCAGCTTGTCCGCATAACGGATACGGCTCAACCTCGCGACCTGATCGGAAATGGACAATCCCAGCATCATGAGCTCATCATTGGATGGTGCATGCAGACCGCGTGACAACCATCTCGAATGGCAGATCATCCCGCGCCGCGACATGTCCTCGGTGAAGGATGTCAAGTGTCGCAAGGGTTGTTCGAACCTCGACGGGTTGGACGCGACATAGGTGCCGGATCCCTGCTTCTGCACGAGCTGGCCGGCATGAACGAGCGACTGGATGGCCTTGCGGACCGTGACCCGGCTGATACCGGTCGCGCGAGCGAGATCGCGTTCCGAAGGCAGGCTGGATCCGGCCGACAGGGAGCCGGAGGCTATCAGATCCGCGATGCTTTGGGTCAGCTGACGATAGAGCGGGCCCTGGTCGCGGTGGCGGGTCAGTGCGTCGCGAAAGAGTTCACCATCGGCTCCCGGGCCGGTGGTGTCTGTTCGCTGGAAACCATTAGTAGACCTTTCTGATACCATTCCCATCCATCTGTCGTCCTCAGGGAACCAAGACTTGCGCCATTGCAAGGTGTGCATGTTCAGCATGGCATATTAAAGGTATTATAATGGTTTGACAATGGTATGTAATTGGGATAGGCAATCGGCATTGCCGGGGAGAATGCCAATGGCGCGACTGTCGCTGCGCGGAATTCGCAAGGATTTCAGGGACGTACAGGTCCTGCGCGGAATTGATCTCGAAATCGCCGATCGCGAGCTTGTCGTGTTTGTAGGGCCGTCCGGTTGCGGCAAGTCCACCTTGCTGCGCCTCATCGCCGGACTGGACGAAATCACCGCTGGCGAGCTTGCCGTCGATGACAAGCCCATGACGCGGGTGGCCCCGTCCAAGCGCGGCATGGCCATGGTATTCCAGTCCTACGCGCTTTATCCGCACATGGATGTCTACGAGAACATGGCCTTCGGCGTGCGGTTGCAGGGGCTGTCGACAGCCGAGATCGAGGCGCGCATCGCCGATGCGGCGCGCATGCTCAAGCTCGAACCGCTGCTGCGCCGCAAGCCCCGGGAGTTGTCGGGCGGCCAGCGGCAACGCGTGGCGATCGGGCGGGCCCTCGTTCGCAAGCCCGACGTTTTCCTGCTCGACGAACCCCTGAGCAATCTCGATGCGGCCCTTCGCTCGGAAGTCCGGCTGGAAATCGCCAAGTTGCACGAGGAAATCGGCGGCACGATGATCTATGTCACCCATGATCAGGTCGAGGCCATGACGTTGGCTGACCGCATCGTGGTGATGAATGGCGGGATCATTGAACAGGTCGGCACACCGCGCGAACTGTTCGAGCAGCCGGTCAACACCTTCGTCGCGACCTTCATCGGCTCGCCACGCATGACGCTGGTCGAGGCCGAGCGTGATGGGGAACGTTTCGGCGTCGGGGGCAGTGGCTCGATCTTCATACCGAACGCGCCGGAGAGCGGCCGCAAGGTCACGCTCGGCATCCGTCCCGACGGTTTCAGGCTGGTCGGTGACGGTGAAGGCTACACCGCCGATTTCATCTACTCGGAATATCTAGGCAACGATGCTTATATGTATGCTCGGTTGGGCGAGGGTACGCTGGTTTCGGTGCGCATCGATCCTGATGTCGAGATTCGTCCCGATCAGAAACGGGTCCATCTGGCGCCGAGGCTGGACACGATGCATTTCTTCAGCAGCGAAGACGGTCGACGCCTTTGAGATGCGGGCTGCCGACCCCAGCTTGCCCGGCACGATGCATGTCCGGGACAATTTTGCAACAAGTTCAGTCCAAGGTGAAGGAGTACGCGATGTCGAAGATCGTCAGATCAGCCGCGCTCGGCCTTATGGCGGCGGCCGTGGCTTTGCCGGCAATGGCCCAGGAGATCAGCTTCTGGAGCTGGCGGCAGGAGGACAAGCCGGTCTACGAAGAGCTCATCGCTGATTTCGAGGCGGCCAATCCCGGTATCCATGTCCAGTTCCAGGGATATGAGGCGTCCAACTACGCAACCATCCTCTCCACCGCATTGTCGGCGGATCAGGGGCCGGATGCCATGATGGTGCGTGCCTATGGTGCTTTCGAGACCGTGGCGGGGGCGGGCTATCTCATGCCGCTCTCGGAGCGGGAGGTGCCGGGCCTGGCCAACATGCCGCAAGCAGCCGTCAATGCCGAAACCCTGCGTTCCGACGGCAAGGTCTATGGTGTGCCTTTCGCGTCGCAGACCATGCTGATGATCTATAACAAGGCGATCTACGACCAACTCGGATTGGGCGTGCCGCAGACTTGGGATGAACTGCTGGCGAATGCCAAGGCCATCCAGGATGCGGGCATTTTCGCATTCGGCAATGGCACGGCGACGGCCTGGCAGAACGAAACCATCGTTTCGGCCCTGACGTCGTCGATCATCGGTCGCGGTTTCTTCGAGGACATCCAGAACGACAAGACCACCTTCGAGGATCCCCGATTCATCGGCGGTCTTGAGGCCCTGAAGCAGGTCAGTACCTTTTTCCCCACCGGCTTCACCGGGCTCGATTACGCCTCCTCGCAGCAATTGTTTGCTTCGGGCATGGCGGCGATGTTCGCCGGCGGTTCGTTCGAACTGGCGAATTTCAAGAGTCAGAACCCTGATCTCGATCTGGGAATCTTTGCGGCACCTGGGCGTAACGCGGATGACGAGCGCCTGGTGGGGATCTTCTATGATGGTGGATATGCCGGGAATGCCAAGACTGCACATCCCGATGCGGTCAGGAAATTCCTCGCCTATCTCGCCACTCCGGAATTCGGTCAGAAATTTGCAAACGAACTCGGCAATATCTCGCCGATCAAGGGTGTCACGTTCGACAACCCGCTGCTGCAGCAGGTGGCGCAACTCAACGAGCATTCGGTACCCTACGTCATGCTGACCAACTTCCGCTACAAGGAGCCGTCAGGTTCGGTGCTGTTGCAGGCCGAAGTGCAGCGAATGCTGGCGGGAGAGAGTGATCCGGCCCAGGTCGGCAAGGCCGTCACCGAAGGTATCGCGCTGTATCACGAACCTTTCCGCAAGTAATGCAGATGACATGGAGGATGGGTCTGGAAGACCTGTCCTCCATGCCCGGCGACATCTTAGAACACCTTTCGTTCCGGCGCACCGCCTGAACGATCAGAAAATGCGACGAAACGAGGAGACAGAGCCCGCATTCCGATTTCACTAGACAGGAATGCGCTCCCGATTTCGCCGCTTCTGGACGGACCCATGACCCGAAACGCTTCAACGGCAGCGCCACCAGACCGTACATCGCCATTCCGTCTGACCGGTAGAGGTATCTGGATCACCTTCCTGCTCGTTCCGCCGCTGGTCGTGATGAGCCTGTTCGTGATCTATCCGATCGTTTCCGCGCTTACCTATGCATTCTATGACTGGAATGGTCTACGGCGGGAAGGCTTTATCGGGTTCGGTAATTTCTACACTATTTTGTTTGAAGAGCCCTATGCGAGCACCACGCTCAATGCGTTCAAGCACAACATCATCGTGTTCGTGTCGCTGATGATCGTGCAGAACGGCGCCGGCTTCGTCCTGGCCTATGCCTTGTGGCGGGAGTTGCCGGGTGCCCGCATTCACAGGATATCGGTATTCCTTCCTGTGGTTCTTTCGACCGTCATTATCGGCTATCTCTGGAAACTGTTCTTCCACCCGATTTTCGGTGTGGTGAACAAGTCACTGACAGCCATCGGCCTCGGCAGCCTGGCCCAGCCATGGTTGGGCCAGAGCGAAACAGCCCTGGCGGCTCTCATCTTCGTCAATGCCTGGGCCTGGGTGGGATTCCCCACGCTGGTCTTTCTGGCGGGCCTGCAACGTATTCCCGCAGAGATACTTGACGCTGCGCGCATGGAGACCGACAGCGAATGGGTTGTCGTGAAGAAGATCGTCTGGCCGATGATTGCTCCCTCCACAACCGTGGTCTTCATTCTGTTGTTCATCGGCTCGTTCAACTGGTTCGAGCTGCCCTACATCATGGCCGGTCTTGACGGCTCGCCGTTCGGCTCCACCGACGTGCTCGGGCTCGTGTTCTACCGGACCGCGTTCGGCAACCAGTCCGCGGGCGGGCAGGATTTCGGTCTCGGCTCGGCCCTGGCCGTGCTCATGTTCCTGTTCATCGCCGTCATTGCCACCTTCTGGACGCTGCATCTGCGCAAACGGGAGCTCGAAGTATGAGTGCCGCGATCAACGGCCAGAAGGGGCTGTTCGCCACGTTGGGCCGCGACGGGCTGATGCAGGTCATCCTGATTGCCAATACCTTTGTGATGCTGTTTCCGGTCATCATCATGATCTTCTCGGCGTTCAAGACGAATGTGGAGATTTTCCAGAACCCGTTCTCCATTCCGGATTTCGCCAACCTGCAGAACTTCACCGCAATGGCGACGAAAAGCAATTTTCTCCGCTATCTGCTCAATTCGTTCGTCGTGACCGGCGCTTCGATTTTCTGCATCGGTGTTCTAGGTACCATGGCTTCCTATGCCCTCGGTCGCTACCGGTTCGCG
Protein-coding regions in this window:
- the ugpC gene encoding sn-glycerol-3-phosphate ABC transporter ATP-binding protein UgpC produces the protein MARLSLRGIRKDFRDVQVLRGIDLEIADRELVVFVGPSGCGKSTLLRLIAGLDEITAGELAVDDKPMTRVAPSKRGMAMVFQSYALYPHMDVYENMAFGVRLQGLSTAEIEARIADAARMLKLEPLLRRKPRELSGGQRQRVAIGRALVRKPDVFLLDEPLSNLDAALRSEVRLEIAKLHEEIGGTMIYVTHDQVEAMTLADRIVVMNGGIIEQVGTPRELFEQPVNTFVATFIGSPRMTLVEAERDGERFGVGGSGSIFIPNAPESGRKVTLGIRPDGFRLVGDGEGYTADFIYSEYLGNDAYMYARLGEGTLVSVRIDPDVEIRPDQKRVHLAPRLDTMHFFSSEDGRRL
- a CDS encoding extracellular solute-binding protein, with product MSKIVRSAALGLMAAAVALPAMAQEISFWSWRQEDKPVYEELIADFEAANPGIHVQFQGYEASNYATILSTALSADQGPDAMMVRAYGAFETVAGAGYLMPLSEREVPGLANMPQAAVNAETLRSDGKVYGVPFASQTMLMIYNKAIYDQLGLGVPQTWDELLANAKAIQDAGIFAFGNGTATAWQNETIVSALTSSIIGRGFFEDIQNDKTTFEDPRFIGGLEALKQVSTFFPTGFTGLDYASSQQLFASGMAAMFAGGSFELANFKSQNPDLDLGIFAAPGRNADDERLVGIFYDGGYAGNAKTAHPDAVRKFLAYLATPEFGQKFANELGNISPIKGVTFDNPLLQQVAQLNEHSVPYVMLTNFRYKEPSGSVLLQAEVQRMLAGESDPAQVGKAVTEGIALYHEPFRK
- a CDS encoding sugar ABC transporter permease; this encodes MTRNASTAAPPDRTSPFRLTGRGIWITFLLVPPLVVMSLFVIYPIVSALTYAFYDWNGLRREGFIGFGNFYTILFEEPYASTTLNAFKHNIIVFVSLMIVQNGAGFVLAYALWRELPGARIHRISVFLPVVLSTVIIGYLWKLFFHPIFGVVNKSLTAIGLGSLAQPWLGQSETALAALIFVNAWAWVGFPTLVFLAGLQRIPAEILDAARMETDSEWVVVKKIVWPMIAPSTTVVFILLFIGSFNWFELPYIMAGLDGSPFGSTDVLGLVFYRTAFGNQSAGGQDFGLGSALAVLMFLFIAVIATFWTLHLRKRELEV
- a CDS encoding GntR family transcriptional regulator, whose product is MVSERSTNGFQRTDTTGPGADGELFRDALTRHRDQGPLYRQLTQSIADLIASGSLSAGSSLPSERDLARATGISRVTVRKAIQSLVHAGQLVQKQGSGTYVASNPSRFEQPLRHLTSFTEDMSRRGMICHSRWLSRGLHAPSNDELMMLGLSISDQVARLSRIRYADKLPIAIERSSLPGSVLPDPEAVDQSLYRLLDSRGTRPTRAIQRISAINATPRDAELLEILVGDAVLKVERISYLASGQTVELTRSLYRGDAYDFVSELK
- the nagB gene encoding glucosamine-6-phosphate deaminase, yielding MKVLIFPTRAEAETCMAAELLRTVSGQPDAVLGLATGGTMDRVYERLVSMALAQKTDFSRVRSFNLDEYWGIDADHPASYAHYMRTRLFAPLHMDAQLTCLPNGKAADPDEEARRYEASIAAAGGIDLQILGIGRNGHIGFNEPTSSLGSRTRIKTLTASTREANRCYFAEDETVPAFALTMGIGTILEARYCMLLATGTGKAQAVAAAVEGPLSAACPASVLQLHPRATILLDPDAASTLQLRDYYELVHPAGSEAIVPLPLASH